One window from the genome of Salvia miltiorrhiza cultivar Shanhuang (shh) chromosome 7, IMPLAD_Smil_shh, whole genome shotgun sequence encodes:
- the LOC130994162 gene encoding uncharacterized protein LOC130994162 — MKSQESESSSPTDKLPQAQENVINLGGSSSTSVPLEDKELIYDVELLPHDPGKRISIMDYPPNERDAVRRAYIIKKPCQPKTHDFPRKDLGGLRRFSVSWFEKWDWLEYSIEKDATFCFVCYLFKNEVGLNARGDAFVNGGFKSWNKPERFLKHVGGVKSAHNLAYEKYANLRDGKKKSILISFENATDVIQREYEIRLKASISCLRFLLGQGMTFRGHRKNEESLNRGNFLELLKWLNTHNEVISKVTFENAPGNCQLISPIIQKDIINCCAKETTKRIVEELGDGYFAILADESSDVSQKEQLALCLRYVEGKMGNVVERFLGLVHVGDTTALSLRSAIMSLLVEHSLSPSKIRGQGYDGASNMKGEINGLKTLIRGDTPSAYYVHCFAHQLQLTLVAIAKKNNECVWLFDTFAILLNVIGVSCKRREMIREFQAQKVAQALEIVLVMIGKNGSNSDDKVKAQGILYSLESFNFVFLAHLMTTIFGYTNDLCLALQRRDQDIVSSMRLVTLTKVTLQKMRDNGWETDHLNKVISFCKNNEIVVPDMEACYIPQGRSKRFAQQVSYLHHFRVDVFIEVIDLLLQELDDRFDEVNMELLICMASLNPKDGFSSYDKEKVLKLATFYPSEFSSIDLSTLECQLDIFMEDMRRDDEFKNLEDISSLSMKFVETKRHMTYPLVFLLIKLVLILPVATASAEIVFSGMTYVKNKLRNSMGDQVLNDCLVTFIEKDMFLQVSDDEVVKRFEEMKTRRKIN, encoded by the exons AACGAGATGCGGTTAGGAGAgcatatattataaaaaaaccTTGCCAACCAAAAACTCATGATTTTCCTCGCAAAGACCTTGGAGGTTTGCGTCGATTTAGTGTTTCTTGGTTTGAAAAATGGGATTGGCTTGAATATAGTATTGAGAAAGATGCcacattttgttttgtttgctaTTTGTTCAAGAATGAAGTTGGGCTTAATGCTAGGGGAGATGCATTTGTTAATGGAGGATTTAAGTCATGGAATAAACCGGAAAGATTTCTGAAACATGTTGGTGGTGTTAAAAGTGCTCACAATCTTGCTTATGAGAAATATGCAAACTTAAGAgatgggaagaaaaaatcaattcttatttcttttgaaaATGCCACTGATGTGATTCAAAGAGAATATGAAATTCGCTTGAAAGCTTCAATTTCTTGTTTGCGTTTTCTATTGGGACAAGGGATGACATTTCGTGGGCATAGAAAAAATGAAGAATCCCTTAATAGGGGAAATTTTCTTGAACTTTTGAAATGGTTGAACACACATAATGAAGTCATCTCAAAGGTCACTTTTGAAAATGCTCCCGGCAATTGTCAATTGATATCTCCAATTATTCAAAAAGATATTATCAATTGTTGTGCTAAAGAAACAACCAAGCGAATTGTGGAGGAGCTAGGTGATGGCTACTTTGCTATATTGGCCGATGAGTCTAGTGATGTGTCCCAAAAGGAACAACTAGCTCTTTGTTTGCGTTATGTTGAAGGAAAAATGGGAAATGTGGTGGAACGATTTCTCGGACTTGTTCATGTTGGTGATACCACGGCTTTGTCTCTTAGAAGTGCAATTATGTCCCTACTTGTTGAACATTCATTGAGTCCATCCAAGATTCGAGGGCAAGGATATGATGGGGCTAGTAACATGAAAGGTGAGATAAATGGCCTCAAGACTTTGATTAGGGGAGATACTCCAAGTGCTTACTATGTCCATTGCTTTGCTCATCAACTTCAACTAACTCTTGTAGCCATTGCCAAAAAAAACAATGAGTGTGTTTGGCTTTTTGATACGTTTGCGATCTTGTTGAATGTGATTGGTGTTTCTTGTAAGAGAAGAGAAATGATTCGAGAATTTCAAGCACAAAAAGTTGCTCAAGCTTTGGAAATTG TTCTTGTGATGATTGGGAAGAATGGCTCTAACTCGGATGATAAGGTAAAAGCTCAAGGCATTTTGTACTCACTAGAGTCatttaattttgtgtttttggcACATCTAATGACTACTATATTTGGGTACACTAATGATTTGTGTCTTGCTTTGCAAAGAAGAGATCAAGATATTGTTAGTTCTATGAGACTTGTCACTTTGACCAAAGTGACATTACAGAAAATGAGAGACAATGGCTGGGAGACTGATCACTTGAATAAGGTAATCTCATTTTGCAAAAATAATGAGATTGTTGTTCCGGATATGGAGGCTTGTTATATCCCTCAAGGAAGATCAAAGCGGTTTGCTCAACAAGTTTCatatcttcatcattttcggGTTGATGTGTTTATAGAGGTAATTGATTTACTACTTCAAGAACTTGACGACCGATTTGATGAGGTCAATATGGAGTTGCTCATATGCATGGCTTCATTAAATCCTAAAGATGGCTTCTCATCTTATGACAAGGAAAAGGTACTCAAACTTGCAACTTTTTATCCCTCTGAATTTTCAAGCATTGATTTGTCAACTCTTGAATGTCAACTTGATATATTCATGGAAGATATGAGGAGAGATGACGAGTTTAAAAATTTGGAGGATATTAGTTCTCTTTCTATGAAGTTTGTTGAAACAAAGAGACATATGACTTATCCTCTAGTGTTTTTGCTAATTAAGTTGGTGTTGATTCTTCCGGTTGCCACTGCAAGTGCGGAGATAGTGTTTTCTGGAATGACTTATGTCAAGAATAAGTTGCGAAATAGCATGGGGGATCAAGTATTAAATGATTGTTTGGTCACTTTCATTGAGAAAGATATGTTTCTACAAGTTTCCGATGATGAGGTCGTCAAACGCTTTGAAGAAATGAAGACTCGTCGGAAGATAAACTAG